One window from the genome of Cryptomeria japonica chromosome 6, Sugi_1.0, whole genome shotgun sequence encodes:
- the LOC131077313 gene encoding pentatricopeptide repeat-containing protein At4g02750 isoform X2 produces the protein MRQDLCQIAYGKHGVAEASVKLFEEMQRIGIQPNQFTFASVLAACADLEDLKKGMRIHDEIVRLGFQSDTFVASALLDMYSKCGSIEKARKLFDNMNQRDVVSWTAMIAGYAHNGFLDEALALFKKMPEHNVVSWNAMIAGYAQNGYVEEALILFQKMPQRNVVSWTAMIAGFVQSGNSMEALEFFKQMQQVGIKPDSKTFSTVLPACANLAALEQGMEIHEEIIRIGYQSDVFLENALVDMYAKCGSIERARELFDKMCEQNTVSWTVMIAGYAIHGCAKEALKLFEQMEHFRMWPDHVTLLCVLSACCHAGLVHEGRYHFNRMYHYYRIIPEIEHYSCMVDLLGRAGYLEEAQDFINRMPIKPDSTVWGSLLGACRLHNNVELGQCVAEWLFQLDPQNAAPYVLLANIYAGAGRWKEIQNLRKIMKNRKMKKRPGCSWIEVQKKMHAFIVGDGYCP, from the exons ATGAGACAGGATTTGTGCCAGATAG CATATGGTAAGCATGGAGTTGCCGAGGCTTCAGTGAAGCTATTTGAAGAAATGCAAAGGATAGGTATACAGCCTAATCAGTTCACATTTGCCAGTGTACTGGCGGCTTGTGCAGACTTGGAAGATCTGAAAAAGGGCATGAGGATTCATGATGAAATAGTTAGACTTGGTTTTCAGTCTGATACCTTTGTGGCGAGCGCCCTTTTGGATATGTATTCAAAATGTGGTAGCATAGAGAAAGCGCGGAAATTATTTGACAATATGAATCAACGAGATGTTGTCTCTTGGACAGccatgattgctggatatgcacataATGGTTTTCTTGACGAGGCTTTAGCTCTTTTTAAGAAAATGCCTGAACATAATGTGGTCTCTTGGAATGCAATGATAGCAGGGTATGCCCAGAATGGGTATGTTGAGGAGGCCCTTATTCTGTTTCAGAAAATGCCTCAAAGGAATGTGGTTTCGTGGACGGCAATGATTGCAGGATTTGTGCAGAGTGGGAACAGTATGGAAGCCCTAGAGTTTTTTAAGCAAATGCAACAGGTAGGAATAAAGCCCGATTCTAAGACATTTTCCACTGTACTCCCAGCATGTGCAAATTTGGCAGCTCTAGAACAGGGTATGGAAATCCATGAGGAAATAATTAGAATTGGATATCAATCCGATGTCTTCTTGGAGAATGCTCTAGTGGACATGTATGCCAAATGTGGGAGTATAGAGAGAGCACGTGAGTTGTTTGACAAAATGTGTGAACAAAACACCGTCTCCTGGACCgtgatgattgcaggatatgccaTTCATGGCTGTGCTAAGGAAGCCCTTAAACTGTTTGAACAGATGGAACACTTTCGTATGTGGCCAGACCATGTCACCTTACTTTGTGTCTTGTCTGCATGTTGTCATGCAGGTCTAGTGCATGAAGGACGTTATCACTTCAACCGAATGTATCATTACTACCGCATTATTCCTGAAATAGAACACTATAGCtgcatggttgaccttcttggtcgAGCTGGGTATCTGGAGGAAGCCCAAGATTTTATCAATAGAATGCCAATAAAACCTGACTCCACTGTGTGGGGATCCTTGCTCGGTGCTTGTAGGTTGCATAACAATGTAGAGCTTGGACAATGTGTGGCCGAATGGCTCTTTCAGCTAGATCCTCAAAATGCTGCACCTTACGTTCTCCTAGCTAACATCTATGCTGGCGCTGGAAGGTGGAAAGAAATTCAAAACCTGCGGAAAATAATGAAAAACAGAAAGATGAAAAAGAGACCTGGTTGTAGTTGGATCGAGGTTCAAAAAAAGATGCACGCTTTCATTGTTGGAGATGGTTATTGCCCATGA
- the LOC131077313 gene encoding pentatricopeptide repeat-containing protein At5g59600 isoform X1, translating into MGSAAGQLVRDHKNKVVLSIMHQFGSKKPVKRGSCQGELGDVKLRSAKNVKVLCKQGLLKEALEIMHLIEKRMDCSIYVYLLQGCAKVKALSEGKLVHAHMNETGFVPDRFVWNTLLNMYAKCNSLVDARKVFDKMPERDVFSWSVMIAAYGKHGVAEASVKLFEEMQRIGIQPNQFTFASVLAACADLEDLKKGMRIHDEIVRLGFQSDTFVASALLDMYSKCGSIEKARKLFDNMNQRDVVSWTAMIAGYAHNGFLDEALALFKKMPEHNVVSWNAMIAGYAQNGYVEEALILFQKMPQRNVVSWTAMIAGFVQSGNSMEALEFFKQMQQVGIKPDSKTFSTVLPACANLAALEQGMEIHEEIIRIGYQSDVFLENALVDMYAKCGSIERARELFDKMCEQNTVSWTVMIAGYAIHGCAKEALKLFEQMEHFRMWPDHVTLLCVLSACCHAGLVHEGRYHFNRMYHYYRIIPEIEHYSCMVDLLGRAGYLEEAQDFINRMPIKPDSTVWGSLLGACRLHNNVELGQCVAEWLFQLDPQNAAPYVLLANIYAGAGRWKEIQNLRKIMKNRKMKKRPGCSWIEVQKKMHAFIVGDGYCP; encoded by the coding sequence ATGGGAAGTGCAGCGGGTCAGCTTGTAAGGGATCACAAGAACAAGGTTGTATTGTCTATTATGCATCAGTTTGGGAGTAAAAAACCTGTGAAAAGAGGTTCTTGTCAAGGAGAATTAGGAGATGTGAAACTCAGGTCAGCTAAGAATGTGAAGGTGCTCTGCAAGCAGGGTTTATTGAAGGAGGCACTGGAGATTATGCATCTGATAGAAAAGAGAATGGATTGCTCTATTTATGTTTATCTCTTACAGGGGTGTGCCAAGGTGAAAGCCTTGTCAGAGGGAAAGCTGGTTCATGCCCACATGAATGAGACAGGATTTGTGCCAGATAGGTTTGTATGGAACACACTATTGAATATGTATGCTAAATGCAATAGTTTGGTTGATGCTcgcaaagtgtttgacaaaatgcctgaacGAGATGTGTTCTCGTGGTCTGTGATGATTGCAGCATATGGTAAGCATGGAGTTGCCGAGGCTTCAGTGAAGCTATTTGAAGAAATGCAAAGGATAGGTATACAGCCTAATCAGTTCACATTTGCCAGTGTACTGGCGGCTTGTGCAGACTTGGAAGATCTGAAAAAGGGCATGAGGATTCATGATGAAATAGTTAGACTTGGTTTTCAGTCTGATACCTTTGTGGCGAGCGCCCTTTTGGATATGTATTCAAAATGTGGTAGCATAGAGAAAGCGCGGAAATTATTTGACAATATGAATCAACGAGATGTTGTCTCTTGGACAGccatgattgctggatatgcacataATGGTTTTCTTGACGAGGCTTTAGCTCTTTTTAAGAAAATGCCTGAACATAATGTGGTCTCTTGGAATGCAATGATAGCAGGGTATGCCCAGAATGGGTATGTTGAGGAGGCCCTTATTCTGTTTCAGAAAATGCCTCAAAGGAATGTGGTTTCGTGGACGGCAATGATTGCAGGATTTGTGCAGAGTGGGAACAGTATGGAAGCCCTAGAGTTTTTTAAGCAAATGCAACAGGTAGGAATAAAGCCCGATTCTAAGACATTTTCCACTGTACTCCCAGCATGTGCAAATTTGGCAGCTCTAGAACAGGGTATGGAAATCCATGAGGAAATAATTAGAATTGGATATCAATCCGATGTCTTCTTGGAGAATGCTCTAGTGGACATGTATGCCAAATGTGGGAGTATAGAGAGAGCACGTGAGTTGTTTGACAAAATGTGTGAACAAAACACCGTCTCCTGGACCgtgatgattgcaggatatgccaTTCATGGCTGTGCTAAGGAAGCCCTTAAACTGTTTGAACAGATGGAACACTTTCGTATGTGGCCAGACCATGTCACCTTACTTTGTGTCTTGTCTGCATGTTGTCATGCAGGTCTAGTGCATGAAGGACGTTATCACTTCAACCGAATGTATCATTACTACCGCATTATTCCTGAAATAGAACACTATAGCtgcatggttgaccttcttggtcgAGCTGGGTATCTGGAGGAAGCCCAAGATTTTATCAATAGAATGCCAATAAAACCTGACTCCACTGTGTGGGGATCCTTGCTCGGTGCTTGTAGGTTGCATAACAATGTAGAGCTTGGACAATGTGTGGCCGAATGGCTCTTTCAGCTAGATCCTCAAAATGCTGCACCTTACGTTCTCCTAGCTAACATCTATGCTGGCGCTGGAAGGTGGAAAGAAATTCAAAACCTGCGGAAAATAATGAAAAACAGAAAGATGAAAAAGAGACCTGGTTGTAGTTGGATCGAGGTTCAAAAAAAGATGCACGCTTTCATTGTTGGAGATGGTTATTGCCCATGA